A genomic window from Pseudanabaena sp. BC1403 includes:
- a CDS encoding diguanylate cyclase domain-containing protein, translating into MNNQSILIVDDESHNFDVIEALLNEYDYELNYASSGQEALESLEILEIDLILLDVMMPNMDGIKVCERIKAIPKYSPIPIIMVTALTAKEDLAQCLNAGANDFISKPVNALELRARVQSMLRMKQQYDALQISLDRQLVLEAEKRELLKYRNAELERQTDEAHFRANTDDLTQVSNRRCFDDRLQKEWQRLKREQTWLSLILIDIDYFKNYNDFYGHLSGDDCLIKFAQTAVKQLKRPDDLFARYGGEEFMVILPNTEIDGAIAVAESIQEAIRNLNIPHKDSKVSEIVTISMGISSVIPTSDKSPQHLISLSDKALYEAKYQGRDRYVVAIS; encoded by the coding sequence ATGAATAACCAATCCATTTTAATCGTTGATGATGAGTCGCATAATTTTGATGTTATAGAAGCATTGTTGAATGAATATGACTATGAATTAAATTATGCATCTAGTGGACAGGAAGCACTCGAATCTTTAGAAATCCTAGAGATAGATTTAATTTTATTGGATGTAATGATGCCCAATATGGATGGTATCAAAGTCTGCGAACGCATCAAAGCCATTCCCAAATATAGCCCAATTCCGATCATTATGGTCACAGCTCTTACTGCTAAGGAAGATCTAGCTCAATGTTTAAATGCAGGGGCTAATGACTTTATTAGCAAGCCTGTTAATGCTCTTGAACTGCGGGCTAGGGTGCAATCAATGTTGAGAATGAAACAGCAATACGATGCTTTGCAAATATCCCTCGATCGCCAGTTAGTCTTAGAAGCAGAAAAGAGAGAGTTATTAAAGTATCGTAATGCTGAACTAGAGCGGCAAACCGACGAAGCACATTTTCGAGCTAACACTGATGACTTAACTCAGGTATCCAATCGTCGCTGTTTTGACGATCGCCTACAGAAAGAATGGCAACGTCTAAAGCGGGAACAAACATGGCTTTCCCTCATTTTGATCGACATTGATTATTTCAAAAATTATAATGACTTCTACGGGCATCTTTCTGGAGATGATTGCTTGATCAAATTTGCACAAACCGCCGTCAAACAACTCAAACGTCCTGACGATCTATTTGCTCGCTATGGAGGGGAAGAATTTATGGTGATTTTACCCAACACAGAGATAGATGGTGCGATCGCAGTTGCTGAGTCCATCCAAGAGGCTATCCGCAACCTAAATATTCCTCACAAAGATTCCAAGGTCAGTGAAATCGTCACCATTAGCATGGGCATTTCTAGCGTGATTCCTACTTCGGATAAATCACCTCAACATCTAATTTCCCTATCTGATAAGGCACTTTATGAGGCTAAATATCAAGGT